One Nocardioides dongkuii genomic window, CACGTCGTCGGGCGCGTCGGTGGTGAGCGTCGCGTCCAGCAGGTCGCGGACGGCACCGGCCAGCCCGGCGTACACCGCCTCCTGGCGGTCCACCTCCTCGGTCGGCACGTCCTCGAGCGGGAAGTACGCCGTGTGGTGCGGAGGGCTGGTCATGCCCGCAGCCTGCCAGAAAGTGACAGTGACTTCGATCTTGACAGTGACTTCCGTCACTGACTGACTGCGGGCATGACGAATCGACCGATCAGGGTGGTCCAGTGGGCGACGGGCGGCGTGGGCGTCGCCGCGATCCAGGGGGTGCTCGCGCACCCCGATCTGGAGCTCGTGGGCTGCTGGGTGCACAGCGATGCCAAGCACGGCAAGGACGTGGGGGAGCTCATCGGCGCCGAGCCGCTCGGGGTCACCGCCACGACGAGCATGGACGACGTCCTGGCGATGGACGCCGACTGCGTCGTCTACGCGCCGCTGGTGCCCGACGACGACCAGGTCGCGGCGCTGCTGCGCTCGGGCAAGAACGTGGTCACCCCGGTCGGCTGGATCTACCCCAACCCCGACCGCGTCGTCGCGATCGAGGCGGCCTGTCGCGAGGGCGGCACCACGCTGCACGGCACCGGCATCCACCCGGGCGGCATCACCGAGCGGTTCCCGCTGATGGTCTCGTCGCTGTCGGCGTCGGTGACCCACGTGCGGGCCGAGGAGTTCTCCGACATCCGCACCTACAACGCGCCCGACGTGGTGCGCCACGTGATGGGCTTCGGCGGCACCCCGGAGGAGGCGTACGCGAGCCCGATGGCGGGGCTGCTCTCCGGGGGCTTCAAGGCGTCGGTCCGGATGGTCGTCGCGGAGATGGGATTCGGCTCGGGCACCGAGGTCCGCACCACCCAGGAGGTCGCGGTCGCGAGCGCGCCCATCGACACCCCCATCGGCGTGATCGAGCCCGGTCGGGTCGCGGCCCGCCGGTTCCGGTGGGACGCGCTGGTCGACGGCGAGCCGGTCGTCACCGCCGCCGTGAACTGGCTGATGGGCGAGGAGGACCTCGACCCGGGCTGGTCCTTCGGCCCGGAGGGGGAGCGGTTCGAGGTCGAGGTCACCGGCGACCCGACGGTCTCCCTGACCTTCAAGGGCCTGCAGCCGGAGTCGGTGGCCGCCGGCCTGGTCCGCAACCCGGGCGTGGTCTCCACCGCCAACCACTGCGTCAGCTCGATCCCGTACGTCGTGCGCGCCGAGCCCGGCGTGCGGACCTACCTCCACCTGCCGCTCATCGCCGGCCGCGCGGCCCCGCACCTCGGTCTCCGGGACGGGGCGGGCGCGTGATCCTCGACCACTTCCGGCTCGACGGGAAGGTCGCGGTCGTGACCGGGGCGAGCCAGGGGATCGGGCGCGGCATCGCGCTGGGCCTGGCCGAGGCGGGCGCGGACGTCGT contains:
- a CDS encoding dihydrodipicolinate reductase; the encoded protein is MTNRPIRVVQWATGGVGVAAIQGVLAHPDLELVGCWVHSDAKHGKDVGELIGAEPLGVTATTSMDDVLAMDADCVVYAPLVPDDDQVAALLRSGKNVVTPVGWIYPNPDRVVAIEAACREGGTTLHGTGIHPGGITERFPLMVSSLSASVTHVRAEEFSDIRTYNAPDVVRHVMGFGGTPEEAYASPMAGLLSGGFKASVRMVVAEMGFGSGTEVRTTQEVAVASAPIDTPIGVIEPGRVAARRFRWDALVDGEPVVTAAVNWLMGEEDLDPGWSFGPEGERFEVEVTGDPTVSLTFKGLQPESVAAGLVRNPGVVSTANHCVSSIPYVVRAEPGVRTYLHLPLIAGRAAPHLGLRDGAGA